In Deltaproteobacteria bacterium, a single genomic region encodes these proteins:
- the acpS gene encoding holo-ACP synthase, producing MVLGIGIDLVSIPRLEQAARRWGSRFLERIYTPAELGFCIGRSNEKAALAARFAAKEACSKALGTGMRHGVSWRQMEVVHEPSGKPVLRLGGNAALHAKKMGAERFHLSLTHEAEYAGAVVVIEGSIVTKL from the coding sequence ATGGTCCTTGGTATCGGGATCGACCTCGTTTCTATCCCGAGGCTCGAACAGGCGGCCAGACGCTGGGGATCGCGTTTTCTGGAGAGGATCTATACCCCGGCTGAACTCGGGTTTTGCATAGGCCGATCCAATGAAAAGGCCGCCCTTGCTGCCCGGTTCGCCGCAAAGGAGGCCTGTTCCAAGGCCCTCGGAACGGGGATGCGCCATGGGGTTTCGTGGCGGCAGATGGAGGTCGTCCACGAGCCTTCCGGCAAGCCCGTCCTGAGGCTCGGCGGAAACGCCGCCTTGCATGCAAAGAAAATGGGAGCGGAGAGATTCCATCTGAGCCTCACGCACGAGGCCGAATACGCAGGCGCAGTGGTCGTGATCGAGGGGTCGATTGTCACAAAATTGTAA